In the genome of Anabaena cylindrica PCC 7122, the window GTAGTACCGAGTACCGAGTACTGAGTATTAGCCCATAGTTAAAACTAAGGGATAAAAAGTAAGAAGAGAGTAGAAACAGCCTCAAATAATAATTTTCTGGCTTTTTTGGATCATTAACAACTAAATTGTTAAGTGATATTACGAACTTTGGAAAAATATTGAGAAAATACCCGTCAGCCAAACATGGCTCTAAGGTAGAACCTATAGGATAAAATTGAGGTAATAAGATGAATAAGAATAATATTCAAAACTATCGGTTTGTCTGCACCTTGGCATTTGGTGATATCTACGGTCAAATCATTGTTTGGTTAATCACAATTACCATTAGTTTGGCATCAGCTTTGGCGTTAATGGGTGCGAAAAGACCAGTATACGCTTTAGCCACGGTGGGACTAGTCGTTTTTCTCACACTGCCTTTCTTGCTGTTTGCTTTTGTGACGACATTGTTAAATCATATTGAATTAACTGCTATAGAACCAGGGACAAAGACTGAACCTATACCTGGTAACATTTCTCAGCAACAACCTGTACAGACAAGTAGTTGATAAATGATTAATTGGTAATGGCAATAAACTAAGAACTTAAGATAACATCCCTGTCTAGAGGCGGGGTATTTTTTTTGCAATGTGAGTTAAATCTATGTTAGAGCATGATGTTATTATTGTTGGTGGTGGTTTGGCAGGATGTCGGGCTGCGCTAGAAATCGCCCGCACTGACCCTAGTTTAAATGTGGCGGTAGTTGCCAAAACCCATCCGATTCGTTCTCACTCTGTTGCTGCTCAAGGTGGTATGGCAGCATCTCTGAAAAATGTTGATGATGAGGATAGTTGGGAAGCACACGCTTTTGATACTGTTAAGGGTTCTGATTATTTGGCAGATCAGGACGCTGTGGCTATTCTCACCCAAGAAGCGCCAAATGTGGTCATTGATTTAGAACACATGGGGGTTTTGTTCTCCCGTCTTGCTGATGGTAGGATTGCTCAACGGGCTTTTGGTGGACATTCCCACAACCGCACTTGTTACGCTGCTGATAAAACTGGCCATGCAATTCTGCACGAGTTGGTGAATAATTTACGGCGTTATGGTGTGCAGATTTACGAAGAATGGTATGTAATGCGCCTGATTTTAGAAGATGGTCAGGCTAAAGGTTTGGTGATGTTTCACCTGTTGGATGGGCAAATTGAGGTGGTGCGGGCTAAGGCGGTGATGTTTGCGACGGGGGGTTATGGTCGCGTTTATAACACTACTTCTAACGATTATGCTTCGACGGGTGATGGTTTGGCAATGACTGCGATCGCAGGTTTGCCTTTAGAAGATATGGAATTTGTGCAGTTTCATCCCACCGGTTTATATCCTGTAGGAGTGCTGATTTCTGAGGCTGTGCGGGGGGAAGGGGCGTATTTGATTAATGCTGAGGGCGATCGCTTTATGGCCAATTATGCGCCTAGTAGGATGGAATTAGCTCCTCGTGATATTACCTCAAGAGCCATTACATATGAAATTCGTGCCGGTCGTGGTGTCAATCTTGATGGTAGCCCAGGAGGCCCCTTTGTTTACCTAGATTTGCGCCACATGGGTAAAGAAAAAATCATGAGTCGCGTTCCCTTCTGTTGGGAAGAAGCACACCGTTTAGTAGGTGTTGATGCTGTCACTCAACCGATGCCAGTCCGTCCCACAATCCATTATTGCATGGGTGGTATACCAGTTAACACCGATGGACAAGTCCGCAGCAGTGGAGACAGCTTAGTTGATGGCTTCTATGCTGCTGGGGAAACCTCTTGTGTTTCCGTTCATGGTGCAAATCGTCTCGGTAGTAATTCCCTATTAGAATGTGTAGTTTATGGCAAGCGGACAGGGGCAAGTATAGCCAGATATGTGCAGAACCGCAAATTTCCAAATGTAAATGAGCAACCTTATATTACCGAAGCAAAACAACAAATTCAATCTTTACTAGAACAACCTGGAAAATATCGCATTAACCAAA includes:
- a CDS encoding succinate dehydrogenase/fumarate reductase flavoprotein subunit translates to MLEHDVIIVGGGLAGCRAALEIARTDPSLNVAVVAKTHPIRSHSVAAQGGMAASLKNVDDEDSWEAHAFDTVKGSDYLADQDAVAILTQEAPNVVIDLEHMGVLFSRLADGRIAQRAFGGHSHNRTCYAADKTGHAILHELVNNLRRYGVQIYEEWYVMRLILEDGQAKGLVMFHLLDGQIEVVRAKAVMFATGGYGRVYNTTSNDYASTGDGLAMTAIAGLPLEDMEFVQFHPTGLYPVGVLISEAVRGEGAYLINAEGDRFMANYAPSRMELAPRDITSRAITYEIRAGRGVNLDGSPGGPFVYLDLRHMGKEKIMSRVPFCWEEAHRLVGVDAVTQPMPVRPTIHYCMGGIPVNTDGQVRSSGDSLVDGFYAAGETSCVSVHGANRLGSNSLLECVVYGKRTGASIARYVQNRKFPNVNEQPYITEAKQQIQSLLEQPGKYRINQIRQEFQDTMTQYCGVFRTEELMQEGLEKLEKLQQQYPQIYLDDKGSCWNTELVEALELQSLMVVGQTILASALNRQESRGAHFREDFPNRDDSQFLQHTMAYYSPAGIDIQYRPVMIDMFEPKERKY